From Toxotes jaculatrix isolate fToxJac2 chromosome 7, fToxJac2.pri, whole genome shotgun sequence:
TAAAGATGTCTGAAATTCCTTAGAGCAGTTTCATTTGATTGTAAACATTAGCAAATCTTTTGGCAGTAAACTTGAGCAGATGTGAGGCCCTTAAGCAAGCTTAGATGTAGCAGTAGGGGTACTCAGTGTCAAACAGTAGACTATGTTAGAATTTGACAGCTCCCactaaattacaaaaacatgttttggcaCCAGTACTATGGATGGTGCAGTATTATGTGCCCAGGTTTTCAGTTATCTCCCTAATATCTCTGGGATTATTGCTGCCTTTCACAAAATCTTCACACTGATGTCTGGATAACATGGACATTGCTTTCTTGGAAAATGTTGTATGTtgctgctgaattactcaaaAGTAGAAGAAATAATCACACCACAATGTTCAGTCAGAAGCAGTTCTGAAGCttttaaatatattaatatattcgCCTCACCAGCAGATGGAGATCCagctatagttttttttttttttacttttatgatTTCTCATCCATGTTAGCTCGACAGCTGAGGTTAAAGGTTAATTCTTGTGGCATGTCTTTGTCTGACCGGAGAAGAGTGCTGCTGGCGTTGGGATGAACTCGGTAGCGCTGAAAcatactttttattttgaaagttttaaCGGAAGTCGACTGTTTTGTGTGACGCCTCACTCTGGGTCGGTCGCTGCTTCTTTTTGCAAAGGAATGTCGCTGCTTTATCTCTGTTGGGATGGAGGTCTGACAGATGTTTTGAGAAAAAGATGTCGGGACTGCAGTTTCTTATGTCATTAAATAACCGTGAGTATTTGTAGCTGGTGCCACCTGGAAGAAGACATCCAGTCTAGCTGCCGTTTAATGCCACTGAGCGTAGAGAGGGACAAGCTAGGCTACTATCGGATGGATAGCTAgctaaaacagaggaaaaggatAACGTTACCTTTTAAACAGGGTAGGTAGCAAAGCGGGCTGCCTCATCCCTGTTAGAAGCCTGTGTTGACCTTGACAGTTGTGGGCTTTAACATTTTTAGCCAATATTGCTTCAAAAAATTCGACAAAGCTCTGTCTTAACAGGCGCTCATAGCCTGTGAAGCTAATGCTAACTGGACAACGTTAAAGGGAAAAATCACTGTTATCATTGTAATATTGCACAGCTCGGGTTTGAATTTTAGCTGGTTGCTCCTTcagctgaacacagacacactctgtacTGATTATGTTAACTGGTGACAAATCCGGCAGCTGATCTTAATAGTGAATAATGTAACACCTCCTGGGACACTGTGACAGCTCCCAGTGAGGGTTTTACAGGGACATGGAAACGGCTCTGATATACAGCTCTTAGCCCATCTTTCATGTGTCACTACTATGTCTCTAATATTTCACTTATAAATATATGAACCAGTTACTAATTCGCTTGTTAGTGGATCTACTGCATAAAGTGTCACCTGACCACATCATCAAGTGTAGTCCCAGTGTGTGCCTCTCATGTTGCATGTTGCCATTACAGTTCAATGTAGGGCTCCATCTACCAGTTATTTTTATTACCagttaatctgcagattattttattgattaatgtCTTAGTCTGTGAATTGTTGGAAAATAGCAAATATCATCATCTATCACCATTTCCCAGAGCCAGTGGTGATCTCTCCTGATGCCTTGTTTTGTTGGACCAATGTTCCAAATCCAAATATACTTTTTTcattatgagtttttttttttttttttgtgcagaagAGAGAATATAGTTTCAACACTGTGGCTCGAAGTGTCTTTGAGGTATCTGGAAATATATTCAGAATCAGGAACAGCAGGAGAAATAACCTTCTGGGTTTTTTAGTGATCATCAGGTAATTATTTTGCAGAAAAATAGTTTCTTAACTCTGTGACTCAAAACACGAGTGGCACAACCTGGGGCTACATGAAATCAAGTCTTATTGGTGTGGTTTCCATCTGAtggaaacagtttgtgtttcttgatATTCATCAGTTGAAATAACCAGCATATTTTGTGTATGGCTGTATTTCCTTTGGCATTACCAGATCTGAAAGTACAGTTCTGTCTGGCTTTGTGATGAAGATGTGATATTGAATTGGCTTATGTGTTTTAGACTAACCTGTGTTTTTATCATTCCTTCACTCTGGGCAGGAGTGACAGTTAATTCTCAACCttaatttctgtatttctctggTTTTTCACAGATGATGCTCAAAAACAACATGGTAGTTACCTCCACCACTGACTGGCGAGCAAGAACATTCAGTCAGATTTAAGACAACAGCTGCTCAATTCAAAGTCAGTATTTGGTACTTTGGCATCATATTTGCTTCTAAGCATGGAGCCTTAAATTCCTCATCCATAGGGATACACTATTACTCTTTACCTCCAGTTGTTGTGTGACGAATTGTCAGGGGAGATCCACTGTACTACCGCTTGTTTCTATACAAACTCACGAAGCCTCGTCAAGATGTTTTCAGCGCTGAAGAAGCTGGTGGGATCTGAGCCAGGGCAGCTCAGGGATAAGAATATTCCAGCTGGCCTGCAGTCCATGAACCAAAGTTTGCAGAGACGCTTCGCCAAAGGGGTTCAGTATAATAGTAAGTAATCCAGCCAATCAGGTGAACAGGCCAAACATGTCTGTCCCCTTCATAAATTTCAGATGTTGCTTCTAAGTGAAATTGTTAAGCTGTTTTCTGACTAAATTAATGTACCATATCTTTCCCTCTGTAGTGAAAATAGTCATCCggggagacagaaacactggaaaGAGTACTTTATGGCATCGACTGCAGGGCAAGAAGTTTGTGGAGGAGTACATACCCACTCAGGAGATCCAAGCCACAAGTATCCATTGGAATTACAAAAGTGAGTTATAACACATTCAGCATGTTGGCTTGTTTTCTCTTGTCACCACTGCTTTGGTCATGTTTCTATTCTGGTTTGTATTTGACATCTGCTGTTTGTGCCTTCATGGTTTATTTCAGTGGCTCCATATCAAGGTAAAAACAGACAGCGCATTTGGATTTAGCTTCAGCTAACCGATGTGTAGCGTAGGTGTCCTGTATTTGTGTTAGTGCTGCCATACCAAGCAAACCAAACCAGATCCATATTAGAGTCACGTAACAGCCTCtgcattttaattcattttactcTGTGGCCCGAGaacatgaataatgaaaacacccgttctgttttctctcagctaCTGACGATGTGGTCAAGGTAGAGGTTTGGGACGTGGTAGACAAAGGTGAGTGTTGACACACATGCCAGTCACAGACTCTCGACCGAGGCTGTCCTCGCCCTGAGAAGTTCCACCTTTTTCTTGTCGATCTGTTAAAGTATTTCATGACATCAAATAGATGCATggttgcttgtttgtttttctgtcctcagtgttgatgttgtcttttttgCACCTCTCTCGCAATCATCTCAGGCCAAAAATATCCTCTTCCTGAAGGTGTAGGTGAGCGCCACTATAGTGTGTAGACATTAAACTGGATGGTGTGCCGTGGGTTTGCCCTGCCTCATTCCACTCTTATCTGAATGTCAATATTTATAAGGTTTGGCACTTTCCAGGTTTGCTGTGTGGCTACGTGTcactgtttgagttttttttgttttgttgtgttttgggtttttttgcgCTGTTTACAGGCAGAGCCTGAGTGTTTGCAGTGTGAGCCATGACTTAATGCCAGCAGCGAGTATCCAAAGGATAAAGTGTGTTAAAATTAATCTGCAATATGCTTTTCCATAAGAGGAGCACCTGTGCTGCGCTGCTTGCTTTACTCATCATAAAGTAACAAAACTAAGCTGCTGATcgtgatgtgtttttgttctttcggctcatttaaattttacatttctgaTTTCTTGTTCTTTCAGGCAAAGGCAAAAGGCGTGGAGACAATTTGAAACTGGAGAATGAGCCCCAAGAGGTGACTATCACATGACTGTCAtgtgctgagagaaaaaaaggcctGCTTATAGTATGTGGGTcaataatagaaaaaaaccACAAAGGTTTTATAGTGTGTATATAATTAGaattataaaacaaattatAGTTTTAAAACCATAAAACTCATAATAAAAGgatagtgtttgtgtttttaaatattgtttgattaatccAGTTGTTtaatgagaatgtgtgtgtgtgttgtagtcaGATGAGGTGGCCCTGGATGCAGAGTTCCTGGATGTGTACAAGAACTGCAATGGAGTCATCATGATGTTTGACATTACCAAACAGTGGTAAGACTCCTCTGTCTACACTGTTGTCCTCGCACTGTCTCATCAGTGAACTCGAATGCTACAATATGCATGGACAGATTAGGTTTCAGTCAGTCTGCGTGTGGCTGTGAGGCTGAGAGCTTCCAGTGGTGGATTTTGTTCAGGTTCAAAGGCAAAATACTTAAAAGACATTTCAGATTTCTATTTTGAGCACCCTGAGCAAGCGGGtcgagatttttaaaaaaaaatattagcatGTCTTGCCACAAGGGGAATGCATCAATAGCTATTTAAATGTACTGGTGTCAATTTCAGTGCATATTCATGCCAATCTCTCAGACGTACATTAGATACATTTTTCTAGTTCAGCAAGTCCATGaaatatttgctgcttttaaCACTTTAAGCATTAAAATATACTACAAGTCGAAAGTTTCAGAACAgcttatttttccagttttgattGAAATTTCAGTTCAGGTCCGGTGAATAATCTGAAGCTACTAAAAACTTTTAGGTCACCAAAAGTTGAAAAATCAAGTAAATTTTAGAGTTGGAACGTTCTCAGGGTTCAAGTGAAGGTTAATAACCTactgctcctctgctgcagtggaaGTCAGTGAAACCTTGAAAATGGATGTAGAGTTGGTGACTTGCAAACcttctgtctgtacaaaggcaatgatggaacaaactgtgttactacaccTCTGATGCTTTATCATCAGACgacactgtgctgcaggaagTAGATCTGTATCTTGCTGAATCAGCATGGAGAGAAAAAGTAACAGAGGAagtcagactggttggtcagagcttcatcctacagcaagataatgacccaaaacattagaagaacagAACCAGACAGAGGCTTCACTCGATGAAGACCAGAAAAGTCTGTAGACCTAAaccacatggagctggtttgggatgaactggactgaaggtgaaagcaaagcaaccggcaagtctttttatttcttcaccAGATCCCACAAAAAGGCTCAAATCAGCTGTCAGTTAATCTTActatcacacactgtgtgtatcaaAGCCTGATCCATCTTATTCCTGTGTGCCGCAGAGCTCCACTGTTAAAACACGTCAGTGAGTCTCACTagtgcactgggtgacatgttccttcattaccatgaacacactcattgtagtttattttgatttaatcCCACATGCACCGTcctgccgccgctgctgctgctggaaatatcCATTAAAGCACCAAACGTAGATTAATCTGCAGTTAAAAATAGAGCAGATCAAATGCACTGTTTCCTCCAGTTTGagtaatgtttgttaaaaactacagtgtaCAGCTGATTCAGGAAATTATTCAgtcttatttaaaaatgaaagaatacTTCATTTTTAGccgttttaaaacatttaggtcTTCGGTTGGAACCAGTGAGAGCCACAGGCAGGGTAGCGAAGTCAGACAGCACTGAAAGACACATAGCCAGCCTTATACTGTAAATGTTGTAATTACAGACCTTTGTGTCTTACAGGCTCTGATGTGAAACTTGGCACTGATATGTACAGACCACTGATATGTACCAGTAAAACCAGTATAGTCTGCCTTCACTTACTTTAAGGTCCCAGCATTCAGAAACAAGATCAtgtgctgtcattttttttttttttttgctcaaaattcTGCACAAAATGTGAAACTGCTCAGACTGGCTTGTAATCTCTCAGAGAACTCGGCGCACTACTAaaccttttctcttttactcGGCTGAGGTGTGCCTGATGTTCTCTGTTCTGAGCTGATTTGTCCAAGGGTTTCTTCACCCACTCACAGATCCgttttgtgatttttgtcaCTTGCAGGACATTTAACTACATCCTGAGGGAACTGCCCAAAGTACCCACCCATGtgccggtgtgtgtgttgggaaaCCACAGGGACATGGGCGAGCACCGCGTCATCCTCCCTGATGATATAAGAGACCTGATTGCTGGACTGAACAGGTAGAGATCAGCACTCAGCTAAGCATCACTGTGGTGGTTAGCACGGGTGTTGTGTTAATAAGTCACTTCTCAGACCTGGTTCAGAGGCGGAACTTGATTTTAAGATGGGCTATGAATTTGAAAGTGATCATGGTGAAGTACAGTTCCCTTTTTATATGTCATACATAGCAGTTCTGGTATTGACAGGCAGAGATGGTAGAAACCAAAATCTAACAAGTATGAGAAATGGAAAAGTAACAGTTTGAAACAATGAGCTTTTGcggaaaaacagaaacagctttCATTCTGTGACACTGGTTTAGGTGTCCTCTACTCATCtaaattattcaaatgaatAGGTTGATCATTTCCAGGTTTTTGTCCTTATCCACTCAGCATTCCTTCTGATACAGATCCTTTGTACCACAAATCAGTATTGTGTTTCAGAGCGTATGGTTCACTCCCTCAGATGAATAATTTGTTTCCTCAAATtagtagaaaaataaatttaaaaatgtctcacCCGAAAGTGACAAACCAACAGAGATTTATCATCCAAGTACAACCGCACATGTCAAGGCCTTTGACTGTGAACAGTGCTTCTGTAACCAACATGTTGGACGCAGGAGAAATGGGCAGGTTTAAAGACCTGAGCCACTTTGATAAGGGCCAAATCATTATGGCCTGTTGACTGAATCAAAGCATCTCTGAAACAGCGAGGCTTGTGAGGTGAGCCTGGTCAACGGTGAAGAGTAACTACACACAGAGGTCTGAGCATTAGCGTCTGTGCAAGGGCAATGAAGGTTGTCCCCTCTGGTCCAAAACTACAGACAGGTCACAGAGTGATGCTGATTGGAGGACCGTGTCGCAGCACAGTGCGTCACACCCTCCTGCCTATGAGGCTGCAGACTGGTCATAATGTTTAGGTTCTGGTCATAATGTGTAGTTTCTCTCAGCTTCACGGAGCCATTTAGCTTCTTTTAGCTCACTGCTTTGTGATCTGTTACAACTTAAGGTGGTACAATGTCAGGTGATGTTTTAAAGCATGCTCTGCTTCCCCCAAGTGGCCAGAAAAAGgtaatgcagctttaagatgTTCACTGTCACGACATTTATGCAACATATTGTACAAATATACTGCACATGGTAGAAACTGTCCAGGGGGAAATCACACTtagttttcaaagctctgtgaACTTTGACCTTGAGTTTACTAGTGTTACTTGTTTTCACAGACCAATGGGATCATCTTACATCCACTATGCTGAGTCCTCCATGAAGAACGGCTTTGGTTTGAAATATCTGCACAGATTTTTCAACATCCCCTTCTTGCAGCTACAGGTTATTTTTTATCTCCTTGTATcatgatcattttgtttttatcttttttttctccaggctTTGCTGATTTAAATGGATGATTGATATACCTATGTGTTCAGGACTGTCTATATTCTTTAACCTGCTTCGCGTACAGTGGGAATATGAAGGCTTTCTCTCAACCCTGTGATCAGTTATTcatgtcaggtgtgtgtgtgtgtatgtgtgtgcagagagagactctcctgaggcagctggagaccaACCAGCTGGACATGGACGCCACCCTGGAGGAGCTCTGTGTCCAGCAGGAGACTGAAGATCAGAACTATGAAATGTACTGTGTTTAGCTTTATCTTTcacatgtttctgctgctcacCAGATAGTAAATCGTGTGCCCCTGGTTCTTTATGGTGAGCGCCTTTGCACATGTCCACTGGGGGGCTCCATAATGCAGGGAACACATTATAGACTAACTTGTATCTGGATTCTAAACGTTTTTATGTTTCTTAAGAATCCGTTATTGTTGTGCAGTTATTGTTCCTGACTCTCAGCTAATTTTGACTCAAGTCAGACATGTAAAGGCTGGAAGTGGATATAGTTACtgtcagcattttaaaaaaggacaCATCCACATTTGTCTGGGCAGTCAATGCTGAGTCTGCGAAATAATTTAACCAAAAAAGACAACTGCCATTACAAGTTATTTGCAAATTTCTTGCAAAGGCAAAGTTCCTCTAGTCAGACGGgacatttgtgaagttgtatTCCACGTGCTGTGTATTTTTTGAGGGATTAACTAGCTTTGTAGCACAGGACAGTGTCAAAACATCATCAGGACAATTGAAATATTCATGTTTACTGTATCAGAACTGAATCAGGAGTGACAGTTACACTCTACAGTGGTGCCCTGTATCCTAGCCTCAGATATTACTGCAGGTGAATCATAGTTTATTAACCAGTCCCGTTCTGATTTCCGCAGTTTCCTTGAGAACTTGGAGTCTCGCAGTAAGAGCTACGGCTCTCCTGGTCCAGCCAACGGTCAGAGCTCCTCCTCAGGCTCCCAGTCCCCCATCGTCCCTCCCAGTGGGGCCTCCACGGGCAGCTCCAGCCCCAGCACTCCTCAGCCCCCCATCCCACAGTCACCATCTGTGTCTGCgtcctcccctccacctcccacgGCAACGGTTAGCGGGGCAGCTTCACCTATTGCTGAGTCAAAGCCACCTGCCCAGTCTCCCGAACACAGTCAGTCCTCAGCAGCATCTGGAGCGTTAGCCACTCAAAAACGCAGCTTCATCTCCC
This genomic window contains:
- the rabl6b gene encoding rab-like protein 6 isoform X2, with protein sequence MFSALKKLVGSEPGQLRDKNIPAGLQSMNQSLQRRFAKGVQYNMKIVIRGDRNTGKSTLWHRLQGKKFVEEYIPTQEIQATSIHWNYKTTDDVVKVEVWDVVDKGKGKRRGDNLKLENEPQESDEVALDAEFLDVYKNCNGVIMMFDITKQWTFNYILRELPKVPTHVPVCVLGNHRDMGEHRVILPDDIRDLIAGLNRPMGSSYIHYAESSMKNGFGLKYLHRFFNIPFLQLQRETLLRQLETNQLDMDATLEELCVQQETEDQNYEIFLENLESRSKSYGSPGPANGQSSSSGSQSPIVPPSGASTGSSSPSTPQPPIPQSPSVSASSPPPPTATVSGAASPIAESKPPAQSPEHSQSSAASGALATQKRSFISRWFGSSPAADAPVPAPEDPAAPVCPAKVQSVDDFVPDERLDKSFLEDSLPSKTKVPQPAPAPAVDSDSDGEDRGNPMVSGFQDELDPDDTEPSLPQTKTLQPSKDITLTSDEEEGVPVAHTITQDQDLDSEPELKAPVIHITKPNVASKAPEPRGQSAAPISLTLIPAAEQPARHQAKKKGNTPKAEDSDTDPEAPVAQQLLSFVMDDPDFESEASDTPKIAKDAFPVRDELLSDLSDDDMQLAKVPEPLKPTVISFKQKDDTDLFGLGIQEEAPAAKDSSEEQEEKESKHSSKEKKKKKKKSKEEDDKSKKKHKHKKKEKDDAAAGDDKEKKKKKSRTKKTEVDELEDFLGGGAGSIKRDDGDYEEL
- the rabl6b gene encoding rab-like protein 6 isoform X1 — protein: MFSALKKLVGSEPGQLRDKNIPAGLQSMNQSLQRRFAKGVQYNMKIVIRGDRNTGKSTLWHRLQGKKFVEEYIPTQEIQATSIHWNYKTTDDVVKVEVWDVVDKGQKYPLPEGVGKGKRRGDNLKLENEPQESDEVALDAEFLDVYKNCNGVIMMFDITKQWTFNYILRELPKVPTHVPVCVLGNHRDMGEHRVILPDDIRDLIAGLNRPMGSSYIHYAESSMKNGFGLKYLHRFFNIPFLQLQRETLLRQLETNQLDMDATLEELCVQQETEDQNYEIFLENLESRSKSYGSPGPANGQSSSSGSQSPIVPPSGASTGSSSPSTPQPPIPQSPSVSASSPPPPTATVSGAASPIAESKPPAQSPEHSQSSAASGALATQKRSFISRWFGSSPAADAPVPAPEDPAAPVCPAKVQSVDDFVPDERLDKSFLEDSLPSKTKVPQPAPAPAVDSDSDGEDRGNPMVSGFQDELDPDDTEPSLPQTKTLQPSKDITLTSDEEEGVPVAHTITQDQDLDSEPELKAPVIHITKPNVASKAPEPRGQSAAPISLTLIPAAEQPARHQAKKKGNTPKAEDSDTDPEAPVAQQLLSFVMDDPDFESEASDTPKIAKDAFPVRDELLSDLSDDDMQLAKVPEPLKPTVISFKQKDDTDLFGLGIQEEAPAAKDSSEEQEEKESKHSSKEKKKKKKKSKEEDDKSKKKHKHKKKEKDDAAAGDDKEKKKKKSRTKKTEVDELEDFLGGGAGSIKRDDGDYEEL